The Lycium ferocissimum isolate CSIRO_LF1 unplaced genomic scaffold, AGI_CSIRO_Lferr_CH_V1 ctg10492, whole genome shotgun sequence genome has a segment encoding these proteins:
- the LOC132041492 gene encoding protein PGR, translating into MEKDLIQPAVAAILSSVIAIRAYRHKSLNLSGAISGFIVMFIHLAVNYRFGAMLLVFFFTCSKFTKFGEDRKRKLDADFKEGGQRDWIQVLFNSGIATLLVLTAWKVIGSQDKCLDSKESRIITSLIGGIIGQYCCCNGDTWSSELGILSNEEPRLITTFKTVRRGTNGGVTKAGLLAAAAAGTVIGFTFVVLGFFTTKCTSDVTVKQLFVIPLSALAGVCGSVIDSLLGATLQFSGFCTVRKKVVGKPGPTVKRISGLSVLDNNTVNIVSILLTTAITSIAFLYIF; encoded by the exons ATGGAAAAAGATTTGATTCAACCGGCAGTGGCTGCAATTCTTTCATCTGTAATCGCAATTAGAGCATACAGACACAAGTCTCTCAACTTGTCTGGAGCCATTTCTGGATTCATTGTCATGTTTATTCACCTTGCCGTTAATTACAG GTTTGGAGCGATGTTGCTGGTCTTCTTTTTTACTTGTTCAAAGTTTACCAAGTTTGGAGAAGATAGAAAGAGGAAACTTGATGCTGATTTTAAAGAGGGTGGTCAACGCGATTG GATTCAAGTCCTCTTCAACAGTGGCATCGCGACCCTTTTGGTCCTGACTGCATGGAAGGTGATTGGGTCACAGGACAAATGTCTGGATTCAAAAGAGTCACGCATAATAACATCTTTAATTGGTGGTATCATTGGTCAGTATTGCTGCTGCAATGGTGACACATGGTCTTCAGAGCTTGGGATACTTAGTAATGAGGAGCCTCGACTAATTACAACCTTCAAG ACAGTTCGAAGGGGTACAAACGGTGGAGTGACAAAAGCAGGACTCTTGGCTGCAGCAGCAGCAGGCACTGTCATTGGATTCACATTTGTAGTCCTGGGATTTTTCACTACAAAGTGCACATCTGATGTGACTGTAAAGCAGCTTTTTGTTATACCACTTTCTGCATTGGCTGGAGTATGTGGAAGTGTTATTGATTCTTTATTGGGAGCAACACTACAATTCAGTGGATTCTGTACTGTTCGGAAGAAG GTGGTTGGGAAGCCAGGACCAACTGTGAAGAGAATATCTGGTCTTTCTGTCCTTGATAATAATACAGTGAACATCGTATCGATATTGCTTACAACGGCTATAACCTCAATTGCCTTCTTATACATTTTCTGA